CTTTAAACGGCAAACCAATCAAATTAATTTTGTACTTGGTATAAGGAGTATCATATTTTCCTTCTTTATGAAGCTGAACAATTAATTCTTTTTCTTTTCCCACTGTAGTGAAAGATAAAAAGCTATAACGTCCTTTTTTATAATCGTAACCGTCCTGAGCATCTTCATAAACTACTGATTTCTCTTTTCCGTTTTTAAAGTACAAATCAAGAACCAATTCATCAAACTCAAGTTCGCCAACATATTGCTGCACTGGATATTTTGGAATTATCGCGCCTGCTTTTACAAACACCGGAATCTCATCAAATTTGGTGTCAACCCAAACTTCTCTTCCTCCTGTAGAAAATTCATTTGTCCAATAGTTATACCATTCACCTCTTGGAATATACATACGTCTACCTACAGCATTAGGTTCAAGGATTGGACAAACCAAAATCTGGTTTCCAAAGATGAATTCATCGTTACGATAATGCGTTTGTGTATCGTCCTGATCGTAATAAACCAAAGGTTTAAGCATCGGAATTCCTTCTTCGATATATTGCCAAAACATGGTATATAAATAAGGTAATAACTGGTAACGCAAACTCACAAATTTGCGGGTAATATTGATCACTTCTTCGTCAAAAGCCCAAGGTTCCTGATTTCCATGATCTCCGGAAGAGTGCGTTCTACAAAACGGGTGAAAAACACCTAATTGAATCCAACGCGCATATAATTCTCCGGTTGGCTGCTCCGCAAAACCTCCAATATCAGAACCTGTGAATCCCATTCCTGAAATACACATTCTCTGTACCTGAATATTTGCAATCCACAAATGTTCCCAAGTTGCCACATTATCTCCTGTCCACGATGATGTATAACGTTGTGCGCCTGAATAAGCAGATCTAGTTATTACAAATGGACGTTTTGGATATGCAAATCGCTTTACACCATGATAGGTTGCGCGCGCCATTTGTGTTCCGTAAATGTTGTGTGCTTTTCTATGACTACAAGGATTTCCGTCGTAAACGTGACGAACATCCATTGGAAAAGTTTTATTTGGAACCTCCATAACTGCAGGTTCATTCATATCATTCCAAACTCCTTTTACTCCAAAGTCTGAAATTAATTCTTTAAATAATCCCGCCCACCATTCTCTTACAACGGGATTTGTGTAATCAGGAAAGTTACATTCGCCTGGCCAAACTTTACCTTTCATATAAGGTCCATCGGCTCTTTTGCAGAAATAATCTTTTTCCAGAGCTTCTTTATAAACCCAATAATCTTTATCAATTTTAATTCCCGGATCAATGATTACAACAGTTTTAAAACCGTCTTCGGCTAATTCTGCGACCATTCGTTTTGGGTCGGGAAAATATTCTTTATTCCAGGTAAAACATCGAAATCCTTCCATATAATCAATATCAAGATAAATGGCATCGCATGGAATTTTTAGTTCTCTAAATTTCGAAGTAATCTCTTTTACTTTACTTTCCGGATAATAACTCCATTTACATTGATGATAACCCAAAACCCAAAGTGGCGGCAACTCTGGTTTACCAGTCAAATCAGTATATGTAGTGACTACATCT
This genomic window from Flavobacterium sp. 9 contains:
- a CDS encoding glycoside hydrolase family 31 protein — translated: MITNTSLEYKGDLYPSKIVSFQHEGDSIFFHTDNKVILKVTILRDSLIRFRFTTKGYFSNDFSYAIDKTQLHGYNFLELTEEETYFQIRTSKVKCKIQKSDLRLSIYDLNDLLILEDELGFHWEESYEYGGNIVKMSKSSKDGECFYGLGDKATQMNLKGKRLENFATDQYAYQKEQDPLYKVVPFYIGLHNKQSYGIFFDNTFRTFFDFCQERRNVTSFWAEGGEMNYYFIYGPQMQDVVTTYTDLTGKPELPPLWVLGYHQCKWSYYPESKVKEITSKFRELKIPCDAIYLDIDYMEGFRCFTWNKEYFPDPKRMVAELAEDGFKTVVIIDPGIKIDKDYWVYKEALEKDYFCKRADGPYMKGKVWPGECNFPDYTNPVVREWWAGLFKELISDFGVKGVWNDMNEPAVMEVPNKTFPMDVRHVYDGNPCSHRKAHNIYGTQMARATYHGVKRFAYPKRPFVITRSAYSGAQRYTSSWTGDNVATWEHLWIANIQVQRMCISGMGFTGSDIGGFAEQPTGELYARWIQLGVFHPFCRTHSSGDHGNQEPWAFDEEVINITRKFVSLRYQLLPYLYTMFWQYIEEGIPMLKPLVYYDQDDTQTHYRNDEFIFGNQILVCPILEPNAVGRRMYIPRGEWYNYWTNEFSTGGREVWVDTKFDEIPVFVKAGAIIPKYPVQQYVGELEFDELVLDLYFKNGKEKSVVYEDAQDGYDYKKGRYSFLSFTTVGKEKELIVQLHKEGKYDTPYTKYKINLIGLPFKVTEIEIDNENVVFDKIAFEENKFLIVDKEFTELHIIGE